One region of Longimicrobium sp. genomic DNA includes:
- a CDS encoding nuclear transport factor 2 family protein: MRKILFAAVMVLAAPVCAAAQTAADSAAIRQAALDYAEGWYAADAARMERAVHPELAKRIVRTNDQGRSRLDQMGAMTLVLGTRSGGGSDTPAGERQADVRILDVFENAASARVMMSGWVDYLHLARYNGRWVIVNVLWELKPRPAG, from the coding sequence GTGAGGAAGATTCTCTTCGCCGCCGTGATGGTGTTGGCGGCGCCGGTGTGCGCGGCGGCCCAGACGGCGGCCGACTCGGCGGCGATCCGGCAGGCGGCGCTCGACTACGCCGAAGGGTGGTACGCGGCCGACGCCGCGCGCATGGAGCGGGCGGTGCACCCCGAGCTGGCCAAGCGCATCGTGAGGACCAACGACCAGGGGCGCAGCCGGCTGGACCAGATGGGCGCCATGACGCTGGTGCTGGGCACCAGGAGCGGCGGCGGCAGCGACACCCCCGCCGGCGAGCGCCAGGCGGACGTGCGCATCCTCGACGTCTTCGAGAACGCGGCCAGCGCCCGCGTGATGATGAGCGGCTGGGTGGACTACCTGCACCTGGCCCGCTACAACGGCCGCTGGGTGATCGTCAACGTGCTCTGGGAGCTCAAGCCGCGGCCGGCGGGCTGA
- a CDS encoding SDR family oxidoreductase — protein MTGEERWSLRGRAAVVTGGTEGIGRAVAEEMLRLGASVLAVARNAERLDERVEAWRAEGLDAFGLPLDLAEPGAGAVLAEHAEGRFGRLDALVNNVGTNIRKRTVEYTPEEYDLLLRTNLTSAFGLCRAAYPLLKRSADASVVNVASVAALTSVGTGAPYAMTKAALVQLTRYLAVEWAPDRVRVNAVAPWYIRTPLAAPVLADEARLAKILARTPMQRVGEPEEVSALVAFLCMPGASYVTGQCIAVDGGFTSYGL, from the coding sequence ATGACGGGGGAAGAGCGCTGGAGCCTGCGCGGGCGGGCGGCGGTGGTGACGGGGGGGACGGAGGGGATCGGGCGCGCCGTGGCGGAGGAGATGCTGCGGCTGGGCGCCTCGGTGCTGGCCGTCGCGCGGAACGCGGAGCGGCTGGACGAGCGGGTGGAGGCGTGGCGGGCGGAGGGGCTGGACGCCTTCGGGCTCCCCCTGGACCTGGCGGAGCCCGGGGCGGGCGCGGTGCTGGCGGAGCACGCGGAGGGGCGCTTCGGGCGGCTGGACGCGCTGGTGAACAACGTGGGGACCAACATCCGCAAGCGGACGGTGGAGTACACGCCCGAGGAGTACGACCTGCTGCTGCGGACCAACCTCACCTCGGCGTTCGGGCTGTGCCGCGCGGCGTACCCGCTGCTGAAGCGCTCAGCGGACGCCAGCGTCGTCAACGTGGCCTCCGTGGCGGCGCTCACCAGCGTGGGAACGGGGGCGCCGTACGCCATGACCAAGGCGGCGCTGGTGCAGCTGACGCGCTACCTGGCCGTGGAGTGGGCGCCCGATCGCGTCCGCGTGAACGCCGTGGCCCCGTGGTACATCCGCACCCCGCTGGCCGCGCCGGTGCTGGCCGACGAGGCGCGCCTGGCGAAGATCCTGGCGCGCACGCCGATGCAGCGCGTCGGCGAGCCCGAGGAGGTGTCGGCGCTGGTGGCGTTCCTCTGCATGCCCGGCGCGTCGTACGTCACCGGGCAGTGCATCGCCGTGGACGGCGGCTTCACCTCCTACGGGCTGTGA
- a CDS encoding acylase yields the protein MRRLLTAAAAALAFVCTTSASAQGREESRVLWDTWGVPHVFASSVEDLGWGFGWAQMHSHGDAVLRLYGQARGRAAEYWGARWLESDRFVRTMKIPDAARAELAEQPAEFRRYLEAFAAGANAYARAHPERIADSVEAVLPVTAADLLAHSHRVLLTFLSVTGGEPMVMGFDGSPPRAAPGSNAWAISPRRSASGHAMLLANPHLPWTLDLMRFYEAQLSAPGVDVTGATLIGIPVIAIGFNDRLGWSHTVNTIDAFDVYRLTLSGDGYRFDGRVRAFETERQSLKVRQPDGTVREEPLVIRRSEHGPVVRMDDGTALAVATPELGQGGVLRQWWDMGRARSLAEFEEALRRLQLSMFNVVYADRDGHVLYLFNGRVPVRPSGDFAFWQKAVRGDTSALLWRHILPYDRLPRIVDPPSGFVQNSNSPPWFATVPSPLDPGRFPAWLAPRFVNFREQRGLRMLLADSSITFDELLAMRHSNRMELADRLLDDLIPAARSSGRPLAAQAADVLERWDRTADAGSRGGVLFAIWALTSFNQIPDDPRGFAVPWSAYRPVATPDGLADPRAAVAALERVAGMVQARFGALDVPWGEANVLAEGIPGNGAPGDPLGVFHVIGYAQTQQGPFRAAAGDTYVAAVEFTPAGPRARAVLSYGNASQPGSKHAGDQLRLIAAREMRPVWRTRAEVEANLEEATPIRRGP from the coding sequence ATGCGACGCCTCCTCACCGCCGCGGCCGCCGCGCTCGCCTTCGTCTGCACGACCTCCGCCTCCGCGCAGGGACGGGAGGAATCCCGCGTCCTCTGGGACACCTGGGGCGTCCCGCACGTCTTCGCGAGCAGCGTGGAGGACCTGGGGTGGGGCTTCGGCTGGGCGCAGATGCACAGCCACGGCGACGCGGTGCTGCGCCTCTACGGCCAGGCGCGCGGCCGGGCCGCCGAGTACTGGGGCGCGCGCTGGCTGGAGTCCGACCGCTTCGTGCGGACGATGAAGATCCCCGACGCGGCGCGCGCCGAGCTGGCCGAGCAGCCGGCCGAGTTCCGGCGCTACCTGGAGGCCTTCGCCGCGGGAGCGAACGCCTACGCGCGGGCGCACCCCGAGCGCATCGCCGACTCGGTCGAGGCCGTGCTCCCCGTCACCGCGGCCGACCTGCTGGCGCACAGCCACCGCGTGCTGCTGACCTTCCTCTCCGTCACCGGCGGAGAGCCGATGGTGATGGGGTTCGACGGGAGCCCGCCCCGCGCCGCCCCCGGGTCGAACGCGTGGGCGATCTCGCCGCGCCGCTCGGCGAGCGGGCACGCCATGCTGCTGGCCAACCCGCACCTGCCGTGGACGCTGGACCTGATGCGCTTCTACGAGGCGCAGCTCTCCGCGCCGGGGGTCGACGTCACCGGCGCCACGCTGATCGGGATCCCCGTGATCGCCATCGGCTTCAACGACCGGCTGGGGTGGTCGCACACCGTCAACACCATCGACGCGTTCGACGTCTACCGCCTCACCCTCTCCGGGGATGGCTACCGCTTCGACGGCCGTGTGCGCGCCTTCGAGACCGAGCGGCAGTCGCTCAAGGTGCGCCAGCCCGACGGCACCGTGCGCGAGGAGCCGCTCGTGATCCGCCGCTCGGAGCACGGCCCCGTGGTGCGGATGGACGACGGCACGGCGCTGGCGGTGGCCACCCCCGAGCTGGGGCAGGGCGGCGTGCTGCGGCAGTGGTGGGACATGGGCCGCGCCCGCTCGCTGGCCGAGTTCGAGGAGGCGCTGCGGCGGCTGCAGCTGTCGATGTTCAACGTGGTCTACGCCGACCGCGACGGGCACGTGCTCTACCTCTTCAACGGCCGCGTCCCCGTGCGCCCCTCCGGCGACTTCGCCTTCTGGCAGAAGGCCGTCCGCGGCGACACCTCGGCGCTGCTCTGGCGGCACATCCTTCCCTACGACCGCCTGCCCCGCATCGTCGATCCTCCCAGCGGCTTCGTGCAGAACTCCAACAGCCCGCCCTGGTTCGCCACCGTCCCGTCGCCGCTGGACCCGGGGCGCTTCCCGGCGTGGCTGGCGCCGCGGTTCGTCAACTTCCGCGAGCAGCGGGGCCTCAGGATGCTGCTGGCCGACTCGAGCATCACCTTCGACGAGCTGCTGGCGATGCGCCACTCCAACCGGATGGAGCTGGCCGACCGCCTCCTCGACGACCTGATCCCCGCCGCGCGCTCCTCGGGCCGGCCGCTGGCGGCGCAGGCCGCCGACGTGCTGGAGCGCTGGGACCGCACGGCCGACGCCGGCAGCCGCGGCGGGGTGCTCTTCGCCATCTGGGCGCTCACTTCGTTCAACCAGATCCCCGACGACCCACGCGGGTTCGCCGTCCCCTGGAGCGCCTACCGGCCCGTCGCCACGCCCGACGGCCTGGCCGACCCCAGGGCGGCCGTCGCCGCGCTGGAGCGCGTGGCGGGGATGGTGCAGGCCCGCTTCGGCGCGCTGGACGTGCCCTGGGGCGAGGCCAACGTCCTGGCCGAGGGCATCCCCGGCAACGGCGCCCCCGGCGACCCGCTGGGCGTCTTCCACGTGATCGGCTACGCGCAGACGCAGCAGGGCCCCTTCCGCGCCGCCGCCGGCGACACCTACGTGGCCGCGGTCGAGTTCACCCCGGCCGGCCCCCGCGCCCGCGCCGTGCTGAGCTACGGCAACGCCTCGCAGCCGGGCTCGAAGCACGCCGGCGACCAGCTCCGCCTGATCGCCGCCCGGGAGATGCGCCCCGTCTGGCGCACCCGCGCCGAGGTGGAGGCGAACCTGGAGGAGGCGACGCCGATCCGGCGGGGGCCATAA
- a CDS encoding CocE/NonD family hydrolase: MRLVSRLLPAAAALLLVPLAIRPAPAQDVDSLWTREHYVKREVRIPMRDGVHLFTAVYLPKDSSTRHPIVLRRTPYRVPPYGEERFVTPGGALLQFMRTNWIVVFQDVRGRGMSEGTWENVRPQLTGTPGPRDIDESTDTWDTVDWLVKNLPGNNGRVGMYGVSYPGFYTALGGVNHHPALRAISPQAPVADWFLGDDFHHNGALYLAHAFHYFSGFGRPRPAPSPNPRPGIDIGTPDGYRFFLELGPLPNVKARFFGDSIDFWDRMTEHPSYDDWWKARSILPHLRRMPPAVLTVGGWFDAEDLYGPLKVYEHTERQNPGIANHLLMGPWWHGGWGAEVEAIGAVRFGATTPFYEDSMMVPFFRHHLDGGPDPRLAEATVFETGTNVWRRYDAWPPSGRRPRALYLHAGGRLGWDAPRAAAGAAAYDEYVSDPAHPVPYTGTIAPGMTIEHMVDDQRFAATRPDVLVYRTPVLTEDVTVAGPITVTLHVSTSGTDSDWVVKLIDVYPDSTSDPDPNPTGVRLGGYQQLVRGEPFRGRFRNSFERPEPFVPGRPAKVEFVMPDVNHAFRRGHRIMVQVQSSWFPLVDRNPQTFVDIYHARESDFRKATQRVYHSAAMPSRVTLGVMN, translated from the coding sequence ATGCGACTCGTCTCCCGGCTCCTCCCGGCCGCCGCGGCCCTCCTGCTGGTCCCCCTCGCGATCCGTCCCGCGCCGGCGCAGGACGTCGACTCGCTCTGGACGCGCGAGCACTACGTCAAGCGCGAGGTGCGCATCCCCATGCGCGACGGGGTGCACCTGTTCACGGCCGTCTACCTGCCGAAGGACTCGTCCACGCGCCACCCGATCGTCCTCCGGCGCACGCCGTACCGGGTGCCGCCCTACGGCGAGGAGCGCTTCGTCACGCCGGGCGGGGCGCTGCTGCAGTTCATGCGCACCAACTGGATCGTGGTGTTCCAGGACGTGCGCGGGCGGGGGATGTCGGAGGGGACGTGGGAGAACGTGCGGCCGCAGCTCACGGGGACGCCGGGCCCGCGCGACATCGACGAGAGCACCGACACCTGGGACACCGTCGACTGGCTGGTGAAGAACCTCCCCGGCAACAACGGGCGGGTGGGGATGTACGGCGTCTCCTACCCCGGCTTCTACACGGCGCTGGGCGGGGTGAACCACCACCCGGCGCTCCGCGCGATCTCGCCGCAGGCGCCGGTGGCGGACTGGTTCCTCGGCGACGACTTCCACCACAACGGGGCGCTGTACCTGGCGCACGCCTTCCACTACTTCTCGGGCTTCGGCCGGCCGCGCCCGGCGCCCAGCCCGAATCCCCGGCCGGGAATCGACATCGGGACGCCCGACGGCTACCGCTTCTTCCTGGAGCTGGGGCCGCTGCCGAACGTGAAGGCGCGCTTCTTCGGCGACTCCATCGACTTCTGGGACCGCATGACCGAGCACCCCAGCTACGACGACTGGTGGAAGGCGCGCAGCATCCTCCCCCACCTGCGCCGGATGCCGCCGGCGGTGCTCACCGTGGGCGGGTGGTTCGACGCGGAGGACCTGTACGGCCCGCTCAAGGTCTACGAGCACACCGAGCGGCAGAACCCGGGGATCGCCAACCACCTGCTGATGGGCCCCTGGTGGCACGGCGGGTGGGGCGCGGAGGTGGAGGCGATCGGAGCGGTGCGCTTCGGGGCGACCACGCCGTTCTACGAGGACAGCATGATGGTCCCCTTCTTCCGCCACCACCTGGACGGCGGGCCCGACCCGCGCCTGGCCGAGGCCACGGTGTTCGAGACGGGGACCAACGTCTGGCGGCGCTACGACGCCTGGCCGCCGTCGGGCCGCCGGCCGCGCGCGCTCTACCTCCACGCGGGCGGGCGGCTGGGCTGGGACGCGCCTCGCGCCGCGGCGGGCGCGGCCGCCTACGACGAGTACGTGAGCGACCCGGCCCACCCGGTCCCCTACACCGGCACCATCGCGCCGGGGATGACCATCGAGCACATGGTCGACGACCAGCGCTTCGCGGCGACCCGGCCCGACGTGCTGGTCTACCGGACGCCCGTGCTGACCGAGGACGTGACCGTGGCCGGGCCGATCACGGTGACGCTGCACGTCTCCACCTCGGGGACCGACTCGGACTGGGTGGTGAAGCTGATCGACGTCTACCCCGACAGCACGTCGGACCCGGACCCGAACCCGACGGGCGTGCGGCTGGGCGGCTACCAGCAGCTCGTGCGCGGCGAGCCGTTCCGGGGCCGCTTCCGCAACTCCTTCGAGCGCCCGGAGCCGTTCGTCCCGGGGCGCCCGGCGAAGGTGGAGTTCGTGATGCCGGACGTGAACCACGCCTTCCGGCGCGGGCACCGCATCATGGTGCAGGTGCAGAGCTCGTGGTTCCCCTTGGTGGACCGCAACCCGCAGACGTTCGTGGACATCTACCACGCCCGCGAGTCCGACTTCCGCAAGGCCACGCAGCGGGTCTACCACTCCGCGGCCATGCCGTCGCGGGTGACGCTGGGGGTGATGAACTGA